In Pleurodeles waltl isolate 20211129_DDA chromosome 5, aPleWal1.hap1.20221129, whole genome shotgun sequence, the DNA window TACCACCATCGTCACACTAAAAAAAACAGGTGTGCAACACCATCCTCCAGGCAGGCCGTGGGATCCTAAAGAGATGGCATCTTTTTAGAATTTGCACATTTGAAAACGACCACAGCATTTCAGATGCTACTCAGCCAAAAAAAACGGTTGGTCCACCAGAAATCATAGAATAGCTAAATGGCACACAAGAAAGTACGTGTGGAGTGGGGGGCCTTTTTACTATGATTTGTGAAGCAGCATGGTGATCAATACCTATGTTCAGAATTTAGGAAGGAATTTTTAAAACGGTTACTACTTGCCTGTTATACATGTTTTCAATTCAGTTTCTGTGGTGATAAGCTATTGTGTATTTGTCTCTGACAAGTTTTGGTTTCTAAGGCAACGTGTCCCTCATTCGTGGAAAAACTACTCAATCAACATGTCTGTTATCAGAGTGCAGAGGCATATTTTGTTATTCAGTCCCTGTCCAGTGACCTCTTGAAACTGTGAAATGGAGTTGTCATACCAAACCAATAACAACGTAAGTTCAGAGTATTTTCGTAGCATTTTAATAATACACAATTGAAAAATATCCTTTTACTCAGCCTCCCATCATTGAGAAAATATTATGGCCAATTACTAGAAACTGGCGACCATTCTAGACACCATGTACCTACTTATACCACATatcaatacataaaaaataaattaaagtggCCAGTACCAGAGCCTTAAATGTAAATTTGGCCTCACAAACAATGAAGCGGTTGACTTTTTTTTATGTAGGCTTTATTTGTTTTGCATCTGTCGGAGGAATTATTTTGACATCAAAAGGGATAAAGAATTCCAGCAGCGATTTGGTATCTTTCAGTTCCAGGTTGTACTCCTCAGCTATCTTCTCAGCGGTCCATGTCTCAGGCTGACGCTTATGATTGCTGAGGACTGTGAGTGCTTCTATGATAGATAGCTTTCCTTTTGGAATGTTCTCAACATCTAGAATTGAAAAGTAGTCGTGCTTGAAGGTCTGCTTTGGAAGTCTGCGCCCCTCCTGATGATTATTGATGACATCTCTTTTTCCTGCCTAAAGTGAGATTAAGATCATTAACATGTGTCAACATTCAAAGCAAAAAATACAGTTAAAACTGTCAAAGTCATCAAATCCCAACCGCTTTACACGTGCTGAAATGATAAAGTTAATTAAAGGGAACATGTGTAAGACGAGCTTAATTCAAAGGTTGCACCTGAGGCAGAAAGGTCCACATCACAATTGTGAAATGCTGGAGTTGTACAAGGACAGAAATATCCAGCAGTACTTAAAAGCACCACTGATGTTTGTGTACACTGAATTATGCCAAGCACTTTGAGGCTATTCTGTACAAATAAATACAAGACACACCACTAAAAACAGCATTTTAAATGTAATCTTCAATGGCTGATGTGACTGTCCAATCATCAACGCAAGGGTTACCTTACAATGTGCTTGCTTATGGATTTGTTCAACACCATTGAATAGTGGTTGTTAGAGAAGAGTCACAGAGCACACAATGGGCAGCTTTCTTTAAAAACGGTTATGACGTCTTGTTAAATTCTTCACAATTTCCTCCCTGCATGATACGTTAGGCATACTAACATTGCTCTAGATTCTTTCACTGATCAAACCCACGAAAATCAACAATCAGGCCATCATTAAAGAAAAGGTAAGGTAAAATCAAACACTTTCATAATGAAAGGCAGGAACGAGCATACGGTCTAAGAACTTTTTTGACTTTTGTGTGTTAATATATGATTTGAGTGTAAAGACGACATTATCATTTATGTGCA includes these proteins:
- the NDUFAF4 gene encoding NADH dehydrogenase [ubiquinone] 1 alpha subcomplex assembly factor 4, which codes for MGGLVARAFRNFNVESRAHKVLSQEKPKVAPLHPTTPEELRVQNTAVRDKIYKKDDHLLSLLREVYVDSTDPTPVQAGKRDVINNHQEGRRLPKQTFKHDYFSILDVENIPKGKLSIIEALTVLSNHKRQPETWTAEKIAEEYNLELKDTKSLLEFFIPFDVKIIPPTDAKQIKPT